Proteins encoded together in one Lysinibacter cavernae window:
- a CDS encoding family 78 glycoside hydrolase catalytic domain, with translation MENRPYRRMLRPFLAGVLTAGLVAGSLSLGAATAMADPASGITLGTLEVENRNEPLGIDVAKPAFSWVTSSTARDVTQTSYRLRVATTTERLGSDPVWDSGVVASDESFAVEYGGPALDPATTYVWRVDAETTAGSSSAESTFSTGLFDEDDWAGSEWIGNARGSDAGLSDLTFAGASWIWTPESGGNPPGEDRAFRKTLTSPSGKKARSAEVIITADDSFKLWVNGKLIGQTEGATNEWQSSKFFKVDLADASNVFAVRTTNGPGSPAGLLSVIRVTYDDASTEIVKTDGGWKGAKTIPTGFETVGFDDSAWPATAVQALYGQGAWGNGVRLPTVPPAPAPLLRTEFSAEKDVRSAKVYVAAGGYANVSLNGAPINDEILSPGFTDYDDHAQYTVTDLTDQVRQGSNAIGIELGRGFYGMKNGNVWNWDSAPFHDEPVARAVLRLEYTDGTVSDVVTDNTWTIHDGPTQVDDLYGGETYDASKAIPGFNTVGFDDSAWKQASSVAGPKGELMNQSQQPIRVTEELPASEITSPVAGTYVVKFPRMIAGTVEFTATGAEGDTIRASYGEKLRANGRVNMDNNGGFQSGFQTDRFILAGTGQPETWAGTFSYKGFQYIEVTGWPGGQAPPLSAFTARVIHTDAEETGSFDSSDATMNSTHRAVVDTLKNNIHGIVTDTPMFEKNGWTGDGSVGAEMFFMNLDVQNLFTKWMGDIGDSLDENGAPLVIAPSSDQWGQWGKNPSWHSAYVLIPYWLYQYGGDKRPLAQYYDGMKTYVDLEFDRSPGGIADARLGDWVAPEASPAGGNPPEDTKVSATAYLYTMLVSMEKSARLLGNTADADDFAAKAVVVKDAFNERFYDAGKGIYRGSGDNGYRQTHNVLALAFGLAPSDEVAATVAANLAGDVKSRGNKLNTGILGTKHLLPVLTKYGYSDVAYAVATQTAYPSWGYMIENGATSMWEHWSTDARSLGHYFLGTVDDWFYHDVAGIRTSETTGYRDITIAPAVTKELDWAKAETVTPFGPVSVDWKNTATGLSLAAHVPVGSVATVKLPAANTWAVTEGGLALADVEGVRYVAVEAGNVLVTVGSGDYSFAVNTKTGAVGDILDRLADLQTTVDLAHTNGDLSDSDHAALTASITSGINTATDGLLQVADGKSVEGAATLTGVLTLLGGIDAQLAALGADPAVTEPLVAAALAVRTSADATISDLLQLTASAAPSAAAYKPGETGAIAATVSNGGETTVNAVTASIEGLDESWTLDPAGDVPVAETLTGASDASATLGFTVPQGSVPGAVAPIVRVKYTFKDVVVGLPAATELTVDSPLQITSATVAPETVEPGATATLTVSVQNSGNEPARGHIETAVPAGWITPLAGADQLVAAGATTEFTVPVFVPLGTESSPATHSLTASFVRDGVTFASAPATVKVAVVPITAPATGYDHVDLGNAADEQAHGLTASASSGTNTEAGLTRRYAGHLTDFSFFEFNAAVVPNEPFVIRSIETYDRAQTKKYKIYVNGVEVHERLFTHTGGLGTETFEFVVGAEYATASPVRIKFENLDDHGFYDPSIADVWTAPVATDSVAPQVEVTATPAGPNGTGWYTKAPVTLEVAAKDDRPGDLTVRAGLAGALDPYTAPISVTAEGESVLSYNATDVAGNTSETKTHSVKLDTVAPVTTASVASVRDPEMPVVGAPIEHGAVLTFAATDATSGVASTEYRVNDGDWTAGTSVEIRRAGDFDVAFRSTDTAGNVGAVERVTGTVVIPDETAPVVTASVSKAGLAGWYVDGAELTLEASDTESDIESIEYTLNGGEWRTYSAPVALSEGSNTITYRATDAAQNVSAPGSLTANVDATAPSAWGWLSNDGRVTALGNDGLTGSGISHNQYSLDGDVWVDSLSALIGSAATPSTVHVRAVDVAGNVGETVVLARSGQPGPVQVVPGAQTLVEASGFAAGAKVTIELHSTPVTLATVTADARGVVSAVVTIPADLEAGDHSLVFVVAADPGTPGTPGTPGTPGGGTVTIPAQVLSDTGAQTAPLLLAAFGLLAAGLVFASRRTWGVKRNRAE, from the coding sequence GTGGAGAATCGTCCCTACCGCAGAATGCTGCGGCCGTTCCTTGCGGGAGTGCTCACAGCTGGCCTCGTCGCCGGGAGTCTCTCGCTTGGCGCCGCAACCGCCATGGCCGACCCGGCCTCCGGTATCACGCTTGGCACGCTCGAAGTTGAAAACCGCAACGAGCCGCTTGGCATTGACGTGGCAAAGCCTGCCTTCTCGTGGGTGACGTCTTCGACGGCGAGAGACGTGACCCAGACGTCGTACCGACTCCGTGTCGCGACAACAACAGAGCGACTCGGCAGCGACCCTGTCTGGGACAGTGGCGTTGTGGCCTCGGATGAGTCGTTCGCCGTTGAGTACGGTGGGCCGGCGCTCGACCCGGCCACAACCTACGTGTGGCGAGTGGATGCTGAGACCACGGCAGGGAGCTCCAGCGCAGAGTCGACGTTCTCAACTGGCCTCTTTGATGAGGATGACTGGGCAGGCAGCGAATGGATCGGAAACGCGCGCGGCAGCGACGCCGGGCTTTCTGACCTGACGTTTGCGGGGGCATCCTGGATCTGGACCCCAGAATCGGGCGGCAACCCTCCGGGGGAAGACCGCGCGTTCCGCAAGACCCTCACGAGCCCTTCCGGTAAGAAGGCGCGTTCGGCAGAGGTCATCATCACCGCAGACGACTCCTTTAAACTCTGGGTCAACGGCAAGCTCATTGGCCAGACCGAGGGCGCCACAAACGAGTGGCAGTCGTCCAAATTCTTCAAGGTAGACCTCGCCGACGCCTCGAACGTCTTCGCGGTGCGCACCACCAATGGGCCGGGTTCGCCCGCAGGGCTCTTGTCGGTCATCCGGGTGACGTATGACGACGCCTCAACCGAAATCGTGAAGACGGATGGCGGGTGGAAGGGCGCAAAAACCATCCCAACAGGCTTTGAAACCGTTGGCTTCGACGACAGCGCATGGCCGGCAACCGCGGTTCAGGCGCTGTACGGCCAGGGAGCCTGGGGCAACGGCGTTCGCCTGCCAACAGTGCCGCCGGCCCCGGCACCGCTGCTGCGTACCGAATTTTCGGCAGAGAAAGATGTGCGCTCGGCAAAGGTCTACGTTGCTGCTGGTGGGTATGCCAACGTGAGCCTCAACGGAGCCCCAATCAACGACGAGATTCTCTCTCCAGGGTTCACTGACTATGACGATCACGCCCAATACACCGTGACCGACCTCACCGATCAGGTGCGCCAGGGCTCAAACGCCATCGGCATCGAGCTCGGCCGAGGGTTCTACGGCATGAAAAACGGCAATGTGTGGAACTGGGACAGCGCGCCCTTCCATGACGAGCCGGTTGCTCGCGCGGTGCTTCGCCTTGAATACACCGACGGAACGGTTTCGGATGTGGTCACTGACAACACCTGGACCATCCACGACGGCCCAACCCAGGTTGATGACCTGTACGGTGGCGAAACCTACGACGCCAGCAAAGCAATTCCTGGCTTCAATACGGTTGGCTTTGACGACTCAGCCTGGAAGCAGGCAAGCAGCGTCGCCGGGCCAAAGGGCGAGCTCATGAACCAGAGCCAGCAGCCCATCCGCGTCACCGAGGAACTTCCTGCCTCCGAGATCACGTCGCCGGTCGCAGGAACCTACGTGGTGAAGTTTCCCCGCATGATCGCGGGAACGGTTGAGTTCACCGCCACCGGCGCTGAGGGCGACACTATCCGCGCGAGCTACGGCGAAAAACTGCGCGCCAACGGCCGAGTCAACATGGACAATAACGGCGGATTCCAGAGTGGATTCCAGACCGACCGTTTCATCCTCGCCGGAACTGGCCAGCCAGAAACCTGGGCCGGAACGTTCTCGTATAAGGGCTTCCAATACATCGAGGTCACCGGATGGCCGGGAGGGCAGGCCCCGCCGCTGAGCGCCTTCACCGCGCGCGTCATTCACACGGACGCCGAAGAGACCGGCTCGTTCGACAGCTCTGACGCCACTATGAACAGCACGCACCGCGCCGTTGTCGACACGCTCAAGAACAACATCCACGGAATCGTGACCGACACCCCAATGTTCGAGAAAAACGGCTGGACCGGCGACGGCTCGGTTGGAGCCGAGATGTTCTTCATGAACCTCGATGTGCAGAACCTGTTCACCAAGTGGATGGGTGATATCGGTGACAGCCTCGACGAAAACGGCGCCCCGCTTGTGATCGCGCCAAGCTCAGACCAGTGGGGTCAGTGGGGCAAGAACCCGTCGTGGCACTCCGCCTACGTGCTTATCCCGTACTGGCTGTATCAGTATGGTGGCGATAAGCGTCCGCTCGCGCAGTATTACGACGGCATGAAGACGTATGTTGACCTCGAGTTTGATCGTTCGCCCGGTGGCATCGCCGATGCACGTCTTGGCGACTGGGTCGCCCCGGAGGCGAGCCCAGCCGGCGGAAACCCGCCAGAGGACACCAAGGTCAGCGCTACCGCCTACCTGTACACGATGCTCGTTTCGATGGAGAAGAGCGCCCGCCTGCTTGGCAACACGGCAGACGCCGACGACTTCGCAGCGAAGGCCGTCGTGGTGAAGGATGCGTTCAACGAACGCTTCTATGACGCTGGCAAGGGCATCTACCGCGGCTCGGGTGATAACGGTTACCGCCAGACGCATAACGTTTTGGCGCTCGCCTTTGGGCTCGCACCGTCAGACGAGGTTGCGGCAACGGTTGCGGCAAACCTTGCCGGGGATGTGAAATCGCGCGGTAATAAGCTCAACACCGGAATCCTCGGAACCAAGCACCTGCTGCCAGTGCTGACCAAGTACGGCTACTCGGATGTTGCCTACGCGGTTGCGACACAGACCGCGTACCCCAGCTGGGGCTACATGATCGAAAACGGCGCAACGAGCATGTGGGAGCACTGGTCAACGGATGCTCGCTCGCTCGGCCACTACTTCCTCGGCACCGTCGACGACTGGTTCTACCACGACGTTGCCGGCATCAGGACGTCGGAGACAACCGGTTACCGCGACATCACCATTGCGCCCGCAGTCACCAAGGAACTCGACTGGGCGAAGGCAGAAACGGTCACCCCGTTTGGGCCCGTTTCGGTTGATTGGAAGAACACGGCGACCGGACTGAGCCTCGCAGCCCACGTGCCGGTTGGCTCGGTCGCAACCGTGAAGCTGCCAGCGGCAAACACCTGGGCCGTCACGGAAGGCGGGCTTGCCCTTGCCGATGTTGAGGGCGTCCGATACGTTGCTGTTGAAGCTGGCAACGTGCTCGTCACGGTTGGCTCCGGAGACTACTCGTTTGCGGTCAACACCAAGACGGGCGCGGTTGGCGATATCCTCGACCGCCTCGCCGACCTCCAGACGACGGTTGACCTGGCACACACCAACGGCGACCTTAGCGATTCCGATCACGCGGCGCTCACGGCCTCCATTACGTCTGGCATCAACACGGCAACCGACGGCCTCCTCCAGGTCGCCGACGGCAAGTCGGTTGAGGGTGCCGCGACGCTCACAGGGGTGCTCACGCTGCTTGGCGGGATCGACGCGCAGCTGGCCGCGCTTGGCGCAGACCCGGCCGTCACCGAACCGCTCGTCGCGGCGGCGCTTGCCGTTCGCACGTCTGCGGATGCCACCATTAGCGACCTGCTGCAGCTCACGGCATCCGCCGCGCCGTCTGCGGCTGCCTATAAGCCGGGCGAAACCGGTGCCATCGCGGCGACGGTCTCAAACGGCGGTGAAACGACGGTAAACGCCGTGACCGCATCGATCGAAGGCCTTGATGAGTCTTGGACGCTCGACCCCGCCGGCGATGTGCCGGTCGCCGAGACGCTCACGGGGGCGTCTGACGCCTCAGCAACGCTTGGGTTCACCGTCCCGCAGGGGAGCGTTCCCGGTGCCGTCGCGCCGATCGTTCGGGTGAAATACACCTTCAAGGATGTGGTGGTTGGGCTCCCAGCCGCGACCGAATTGACGGTCGACTCACCTCTCCAGATCACGTCGGCAACCGTTGCCCCCGAGACGGTTGAACCTGGTGCCACAGCGACCCTCACCGTTTCGGTGCAGAACTCGGGCAACGAGCCCGCGCGCGGACACATCGAGACGGCGGTTCCGGCAGGTTGGATCACGCCGCTCGCGGGGGCTGACCAGCTGGTCGCCGCGGGTGCAACGACCGAGTTCACGGTTCCCGTGTTTGTGCCGCTTGGCACCGAGTCATCACCGGCCACGCATTCGCTCACGGCATCGTTTGTGCGCGACGGAGTGACCTTTGCGTCGGCGCCGGCAACCGTCAAGGTTGCGGTTGTTCCGATTACCGCGCCGGCCACCGGCTACGACCACGTCGATCTTGGCAACGCGGCCGACGAGCAGGCGCACGGCCTGACGGCATCCGCCTCGTCTGGAACCAACACCGAGGCCGGACTCACGAGGCGCTACGCCGGTCACCTGACCGACTTCTCGTTCTTCGAGTTCAACGCGGCTGTTGTGCCAAACGAGCCCTTCGTCATCCGATCGATCGAAACCTACGACCGGGCACAGACCAAGAAGTACAAGATCTACGTCAACGGCGTTGAGGTGCACGAGCGGCTCTTCACCCACACGGGTGGGCTCGGCACCGAGACCTTCGAGTTTGTGGTTGGCGCCGAATACGCCACGGCAAGTCCGGTGCGCATCAAATTCGAAAACCTCGACGATCACGGCTTCTACGATCCCTCGATCGCGGATGTCTGGACCGCCCCCGTTGCTACCGACTCGGTTGCTCCACAGGTTGAGGTCACGGCGACCCCTGCCGGACCAAACGGCACCGGCTGGTACACCAAAGCGCCAGTCACGCTTGAGGTTGCGGCGAAGGATGATCGCCCCGGCGACCTGACTGTTCGTGCAGGTCTTGCCGGTGCGCTCGACCCCTACACGGCACCCATCTCGGTGACCGCAGAGGGCGAAAGCGTGCTGAGTTACAACGCCACCGATGTTGCCGGCAACACGAGTGAGACCAAGACGCACTCGGTCAAGCTCGACACGGTTGCGCCCGTGACCACGGCATCCGTCGCCTCGGTTCGTGACCCGGAAATGCCAGTTGTTGGCGCGCCCATCGAACACGGTGCTGTGCTGACGTTTGCCGCAACCGACGCGACCTCTGGTGTCGCCTCAACCGAATACCGTGTGAACGACGGTGATTGGACGGCGGGAACGTCTGTGGAGATTCGCCGGGCTGGTGACTTCGATGTTGCGTTCCGCTCGACGGATACCGCCGGCAACGTTGGCGCCGTTGAGCGCGTGACGGGAACGGTTGTCATCCCAGACGAAACCGCCCCAGTGGTCACTGCGTCCGTATCCAAGGCTGGCCTTGCAGGCTGGTACGTGGATGGCGCCGAGCTCACGCTTGAAGCATCCGATACCGAAAGCGATATCGAGTCGATCGAGTACACGCTCAACGGAGGCGAATGGCGAACCTACTCCGCGCCGGTCGCGCTCTCAGAGGGGAGTAACACGATCACGTATCGGGCAACCGATGCGGCCCAGAACGTGAGCGCTCCCGGCTCGCTCACGGCCAACGTTGACGCGACCGCACCAAGCGCATGGGGCTGGCTCTCGAACGACGGGCGCGTTACCGCCCTTGGCAATGATGGCTTGACCGGCTCGGGGATCTCCCACAACCAGTACTCGCTGGATGGGGATGTCTGGGTCGACAGCCTGAGCGCGCTGATCGGTTCGGCGGCGACACCCTCAACCGTGCACGTGCGCGCGGTTGACGTCGCCGGCAACGTCGGCGAGACGGTTGTGCTTGCGCGGTCAGGCCAGCCGGGTCCTGTGCAGGTCGTCCCAGGAGCTCAGACGCTTGTCGAGGCAAGTGGGTTCGCGGCCGGAGCCAAGGTGACAATTGAGCTGCATTCGACGCCTGTCACGTTGGCAACGGTGACGGCGGATGCTCGCGGCGTCGTCTCGGCGGTTGTCACGATCCCCGCAGACCTCGAAGCAGGCGATCATTCGCTCGTCTTTGTGGTTGCGGCCGACCCGGGAACGCCGGGCACGCCAGGAACGCCTGGAACGCCTGGTGGCGGAACCGTCACCATCCCGGCCCAGGTGCTCTCTGACACCGGCGCTCAGACAGCGCCGCTCCTGCTTGCGGCGTTTGGGCTGCTAGCCGCAGGGCTGGTGTTTGCCTCGCGTCGTACGTGGGGAGTCAAGCGCAACCGCGCAGAGTAA